Proteins encoded by one window of Roseibium sp. Sym1:
- a CDS encoding acyl-CoA synthetase, with protein sequence MLQRASDYDTLTSQFRWSLPETYNMATAVSDVWAARDPDRLAIRQVLADGTHRDWSHQELNRAANRFANALQAHGIARGDRVALLLPQIPETAIAHLAAYKIGAVAVPLAALFGLDALTYRLGDSGAKALVTDTAGLAKLADIRDGLPGLELVVSVDGPETGALSFDALLSAASDRFDTLASTPDDPALMIYTSGTTGQPKGVLHGHRVLLGHMPGIQLSQNFLGRDGDLLWTPADWAWAGGLLNALFPSLSLGVPVVSHAARKFDPEFAFRLLEREGVRNAFIPPTALKMLRAVDSPGKRFQLDWRSVGSAGESLGKETYDWFRDEFGFPVNEFYGQTECNAVLGSVADLGVSRSGAIGKATPGHDVAIIDDAGNALPPETLGQIAIRRPDPVMFLEYWNKPEATAEKFIGDWMITGDQGILDEDGYVHFVGRDDDIITSASYRIGPGEIEDCLLKHPSISLAAAIGKPDPLRTEIVKAYIVLKPDEQDKPGLVDDIRSFVREHLSAHEYPREIEFVDALPMTTTGKIIRRKLRERSENEG encoded by the coding sequence ATGCTGCAACGCGCCAGCGACTACGACACGTTGACTTCCCAGTTCCGCTGGTCCCTGCCTGAAACCTACAACATGGCCACAGCCGTCAGCGACGTCTGGGCCGCACGGGATCCTGACCGTCTTGCCATAAGGCAGGTCCTGGCCGACGGCACGCACCGCGACTGGAGCCACCAGGAGCTGAACCGCGCCGCCAACCGCTTCGCCAATGCACTGCAGGCCCACGGGATTGCGCGCGGCGACAGGGTTGCGCTGCTGCTGCCGCAGATCCCGGAAACCGCGATTGCCCACCTGGCCGCCTACAAGATCGGCGCCGTCGCCGTGCCGCTGGCCGCCCTGTTCGGCCTCGACGCTCTGACCTACCGGCTCGGGGATTCCGGCGCGAAGGCGCTCGTGACGGACACGGCGGGCCTCGCCAAGCTCGCGGACATCCGGGACGGTCTGCCCGGCCTCGAGCTGGTTGTGTCCGTGGACGGACCGGAAACCGGCGCCCTGTCTTTCGACGCCCTTCTGTCGGCAGCATCGGACCGGTTCGACACGCTGGCCTCGACGCCCGACGACCCGGCGCTGATGATCTACACCTCCGGCACCACCGGCCAGCCCAAGGGCGTCCTGCACGGTCACCGGGTCCTGCTCGGGCACATGCCGGGCATCCAGCTGTCGCAGAACTTTCTCGGCAGGGACGGCGACCTCCTGTGGACCCCGGCCGACTGGGCCTGGGCGGGCGGCTTGCTGAACGCGCTTTTTCCCTCGCTCAGCCTCGGTGTTCCGGTGGTCTCCCATGCGGCACGCAAGTTCGACCCGGAATTCGCCTTCCGGCTGCTGGAACGCGAAGGCGTGCGCAACGCCTTCATCCCGCCGACGGCTCTCAAGATGCTGCGCGCCGTCGACAGTCCGGGCAAGCGCTTTCAGCTCGACTGGCGCAGCGTCGGATCCGCCGGGGAGTCGCTGGGCAAGGAGACCTATGACTGGTTCCGCGACGAATTCGGTTTTCCGGTCAACGAGTTCTACGGACAGACGGAATGCAACGCGGTGCTCGGCTCCGTGGCCGACCTCGGGGTCAGCCGGTCCGGCGCCATCGGCAAGGCCACGCCCGGCCACGACGTCGCGATCATCGACGACGCCGGCAATGCCCTGCCGCCGGAAACGCTCGGCCAGATCGCCATCCGCCGGCCGGACCCGGTGATGTTCCTGGAATACTGGAACAAGCCGGAGGCCACGGCCGAGAAATTCATCGGCGACTGGATGATCACCGGTGACCAGGGGATTTTGGACGAGGACGGCTATGTGCATTTCGTCGGCCGCGACGACGACATCATCACGTCGGCCAGCTACCGTATCGGACCCGGCGAGATCGAGGATTGCCTGCTGAAACATCCCTCCATCTCGCTGGCCGCCGCCATCGGCAAGCCGGATCCGCTGCGCACCGAAATCGTCAAGGCCTATATCGTCCTGAAACCGGACGAACAGGACAAGCCCGGCCTGGTGGACGACATCCGCAGCTTCGTGCGGGAGCACCTGTCCGCCCATGAATATCCGCGGGAAATCGAGTTCGTCGATGCGCTGCCCATGACCACCACCGGCAAGATCATCCGCCGGAAACTGCGGGAACGGTCAGAAAACGAAGGTTGA
- the xerD gene encoding site-specific tyrosine recombinase XerD → MATGFDLENFLEMLAAERGAAENTLAGYRRDLEDFSAFLGRKTLAAAAAEDITAYMSDLTRRGFAETSQARRLSALKQFYKFLYAEGSREDDPTRTLSAPKKRMGLPKVLSVDDVDRLIETARAATEQPYESAAARLRAQRLHALIEVLYATGLRVSELVALPVSAALRDARLIEIKGKGGKERLVPLSLPAQAAMKDYVGLRAAEGAYENSPWLFPSHGDSGHLTRQHFGRELKTLAIAAGLDAGKVSPHVLRHAFASHLLQNGADLRVVQQLLGHADISTTQIYTHVLDERLRELVESAHPLARK, encoded by the coding sequence ATGGCAACCGGCTTCGATCTTGAGAACTTCCTGGAGATGCTGGCCGCCGAACGTGGCGCGGCGGAAAACACGCTCGCCGGCTACCGGCGTGACCTGGAGGATTTCTCGGCATTTCTGGGCCGGAAGACGCTGGCGGCCGCCGCCGCGGAGGACATCACCGCCTACATGAGCGACCTGACCCGCCGGGGCTTTGCGGAAACCTCGCAGGCGCGGCGATTGTCGGCGCTGAAACAGTTCTACAAGTTCCTTTATGCCGAAGGCAGCCGCGAGGACGATCCGACCCGGACCCTGTCCGCACCGAAGAAGCGCATGGGCCTGCCCAAGGTGCTGAGCGTCGACGACGTCGACCGATTGATCGAAACCGCCAGGGCCGCGACCGAACAACCGTACGAAAGTGCCGCTGCCCGGCTGCGCGCCCAGCGTCTTCACGCCCTGATCGAGGTTCTTTATGCGACCGGACTGCGCGTCTCCGAGCTGGTTGCCCTGCCGGTGTCCGCCGCGCTCAGGGATGCGCGGCTGATCGAGATAAAGGGCAAGGGCGGCAAGGAACGTCTGGTGCCCCTCTCCCTGCCGGCCCAGGCCGCCATGAAGGATTATGTCGGCTTGCGCGCAGCCGAAGGCGCCTATGAGAACAGCCCCTGGCTGTTCCCCTCCCACGGCGACAGCGGCCACCTGACCCGCCAGCATTTCGGCCGGGAGCTCAAGACGCTTGCCATCGCCGCCGGTCTCGACGCCGGCAAGGTGTCGCCGCACGTCCTGCGCCACGCCTTTGCCTCGCATCTGCTGCAGAACGGCGCCGATCTGCGTGTCGTTCAGCAGCTCCTGGGACATGCGGACATCTCGACGACGCAGATCTACACCCATGTGCTGGACGAGCGCCTGCGCGAACTGGTGGAAAGCGCGCATCCGCTGGCCCGGAAGTAA
- a CDS encoding shikimate kinase, with protein sequence MTNNDNSRTPNEGTAGQNAKAVDLARLVSALGQRSIVLVGIMGCGKSTVGKRLAQRLGLEFIDADTEIERAANMSVAEIFAEHGEPYFRSGEERVIARLLREGPQVLATGGGAFVSAATRAEIAERGLSIWLKVDFDTVMARVRRRSNRPLLQNPDPEGTMRKLMADREPVYAKAALTVVSKDVPHESVVDQIVVSLADYLFDSEDQPASQTSVS encoded by the coding sequence ATGACGAACAACGATAACTCGCGGACCCCGAACGAGGGCACCGCCGGACAAAATGCGAAAGCCGTCGACCTTGCCCGCCTGGTCAGCGCCCTTGGGCAGCGATCCATCGTTCTGGTGGGCATCATGGGCTGCGGCAAGTCGACCGTCGGAAAGCGCCTGGCGCAGCGGCTCGGCCTTGAATTCATCGATGCCGATACCGAAATCGAGCGCGCGGCCAACATGTCGGTCGCCGAAATCTTCGCGGAACACGGCGAACCCTATTTTCGCAGCGGCGAGGAGCGGGTGATTGCCCGGCTTCTGCGGGAAGGCCCCCAGGTTCTGGCAACCGGGGGCGGCGCGTTCGTGAGCGCGGCAACCCGCGCGGAAATCGCCGAGCGGGGCCTGTCGATCTGGCTCAAGGTCGATTTCGACACGGTGATGGCGCGGGTGCGCCGGCGCTCGAACCGGCCGCTCTTACAGAACCCGGACCCGGAGGGCACGATGCGCAAGCTGATGGCCGACCGCGAACCGGTCTATGCCAAGGCGGCGCTGACGGTGGTTTCCAAGGACGTGCCGCACGAGTCGGTGGTCGACCAGATCGTCGTCTCCCTTGCGGACTATTTATTCGACAGCGAGGACCAGCCTGCCTCGCAGACATCGGTCTCTTGA
- the aroB gene encoding 3-dehydroquinate synthase codes for MADTVTARALMGRDEQTVRVDLGARSYDIRIGRGVLETAGAEIAAVLPGARLAIVADETVARLHLAAFSESLKAAGLAHSAITVPAGESTKCFSQFERLCDELLAARLERGDAVVALGGGVVGDLTGFAASAVRRGMAFVQVPTSLLAQVDSSVGGKTGINSRHGKNLIGAFHQPALVLADTAVLDTLSPREFRAGYAEVAKYGLLGDAEFFAWLEANWQAVFAGGPERDEAVARSCQAKADVVAADELESGRRALLNLGHTFGHALESAVSYETERLVHGEGVSIGMMLAHEFSERLGLIDADTVARVHAHLTDVGLPVTVQQIPGQLPPVDTFMDIIAQDKKVSRGALTFILTRGIGEAFVEKGVDPAVVSDFLKEKLEA; via the coding sequence ATGGCAGACACGGTAACGGCCCGGGCACTGATGGGCCGGGATGAACAGACGGTCCGGGTGGATCTGGGCGCGCGCAGCTACGATATCCGCATCGGGCGGGGTGTCCTGGAAACCGCCGGCGCGGAGATTGCGGCGGTCCTGCCGGGCGCGCGACTTGCGATTGTCGCCGACGAGACCGTCGCGCGGCTGCATCTTGCAGCCTTCTCGGAAAGCCTGAAGGCCGCCGGCCTCGCGCATAGCGCGATCACGGTGCCGGCGGGTGAAAGCACGAAGTGTTTCAGCCAGTTCGAGCGCCTGTGTGACGAATTGCTGGCGGCCCGTCTGGAGCGCGGCGATGCGGTGGTCGCCCTGGGCGGCGGCGTTGTCGGCGACCTGACCGGCTTTGCCGCCTCGGCCGTCCGGCGCGGCATGGCCTTTGTCCAGGTACCGACCAGCCTGCTGGCGCAGGTGGACAGCTCCGTCGGCGGCAAGACCGGAATCAATTCGCGCCATGGCAAGAACCTGATCGGCGCGTTCCACCAGCCCGCTCTGGTGCTGGCCGATACGGCCGTGCTCGACACGCTGTCACCGCGCGAATTCCGCGCCGGCTACGCGGAAGTGGCCAAATACGGCCTGCTCGGCGATGCCGAGTTCTTCGCCTGGCTGGAAGCGAACTGGCAGGCCGTGTTCGCCGGTGGCCCGGAGCGCGACGAGGCCGTGGCCCGCTCGTGCCAGGCCAAGGCCGACGTGGTCGCCGCGGACGAACTGGAAAGCGGCCGCAGGGCCCTGCTCAATCTCGGCCACACGTTCGGGCATGCGCTGGAATCGGCGGTCAGCTACGAGACCGAGCGTCTGGTCCATGGTGAGGGCGTGTCGATCGGCATGATGCTGGCCCATGAGTTTTCCGAACGTCTCGGCCTGATCGATGCCGACACGGTCGCCCGTGTTCATGCGCATCTCACCGATGTCGGCTTGCCGGTGACGGTTCAGCAGATCCCGGGGCAATTGCCGCCGGTGGACACGTTCATGGACATCATCGCGCAGGACAAGAAGGTCAGCCGCGGCGCGCTCACCTTCATCCTGACCCGGGGCATCGGCGAAGCCTTTGTCGAAAAGGGTGTCGATCCGGCAGTTGTTTCGGACTTCCTGAAGGAGAAACTCGAGGCATGA
- a CDS encoding HlyC/CorC family transporter: MMETALWLAVAAIFVLLFLSGFFSGSETALTAASRARMHQLEKTGDWRAKAASALIANRERLIGALLLGNNLVNILASALATTVFLTLFGEAGVALATLVMTALVLVFAEVLPKTWAISNPERFAVTVAPIVRVVVAVFGPVVVGVEWIVRAILKLVGVTVGDDASILSAHEELRGAVDLQHIEGGLEKGERDRLGGLLDLAELEVSDVMVHRTNMVALNADESADKLVNAALASPYTRLPLWRGESDNFVGVLHAKDLLRALHAAGGDASKINVLDIAAPAWFVPDTTSLQDQLNAFLRHKSHFALVVDEYGEVMGLVTLEDILEEIVGEIADEHDVELEGLRPQADGSVIVDGSVPIRDLNRAADWSLPDDEATTIAGLVIHEARMIPEERQIFTFHGFRFTVLRREKNRITRLRIMPLGQIPGVKAPAVPAVPQQDAGAVKAGA, from the coding sequence ATGATGGAAACGGCTCTCTGGCTGGCGGTCGCCGCCATCTTCGTGCTCCTGTTCCTGTCCGGCTTCTTTTCCGGATCGGAGACGGCGCTGACCGCGGCGTCGCGCGCGCGCATGCACCAGCTGGAAAAAACCGGCGACTGGCGGGCAAAGGCGGCAAGCGCCTTGATCGCCAACCGCGAGCGGCTGATCGGGGCGCTTCTGCTCGGCAACAACCTGGTCAACATCCTGGCGTCCGCGCTGGCGACAACCGTCTTCCTGACCCTGTTCGGCGAGGCCGGTGTCGCGCTGGCGACCCTGGTCATGACGGCGCTTGTGCTGGTCTTTGCAGAGGTTCTGCCGAAGACCTGGGCGATCTCCAACCCGGAACGGTTCGCCGTGACGGTTGCCCCGATCGTGCGGGTCGTCGTGGCCGTGTTCGGCCCGGTGGTGGTCGGTGTCGAGTGGATCGTCAGGGCGATCCTGAAGCTGGTCGGCGTCACCGTCGGTGACGATGCCTCGATCCTGTCCGCCCACGAGGAGCTCAGGGGCGCGGTGGATCTGCAGCATATCGAAGGCGGCCTGGAAAAGGGCGAACGCGACCGCCTGGGCGGCCTGCTCGACCTTGCGGAGCTGGAAGTCTCCGACGTGATGGTTCACCGGACCAACATGGTTGCGCTCAATGCCGACGAGTCGGCGGACAAGCTGGTCAACGCGGCCCTGGCGTCGCCCTATACCCGTCTGCCGCTCTGGCGCGGCGAGAGCGACAATTTCGTCGGCGTGCTGCATGCCAAGGATCTGTTGCGGGCGCTGCATGCCGCCGGGGGCGATGCCTCGAAAATCAATGTTCTGGACATCGCCGCGCCGGCCTGGTTCGTGCCCGACACGACCAGCCTGCAGGACCAGCTCAACGCCTTTCTGCGCCACAAGTCCCATTTCGCGCTCGTGGTCGACGAGTATGGCGAGGTGATGGGGCTGGTGACGCTGGAAGACATCCTGGAGGAGATCGTCGGCGAAATCGCCGACGAGCACGATGTCGAGCTCGAGGGGCTCCGGCCGCAGGCGGACGGCTCGGTGATCGTCGACGGTTCGGTGCCGATCCGCGATCTCAATCGCGCAGCCGACTGGAGCCTGCCGGACGACGAGGCAACCACGATCGCGGGCCTCGTCATTCACGAGGCACGCATGATTCCGGAAGAGCGCCAGATCTTCACCTTCCACGGCTTCCGCTTCACCGTGCTGCGCCGGGAAAAGAACCGGATCACACGGCTGAGGATCATGCCGCTCGGCCAGATCCCGGGCGTGAAGGCCCCGGCCGTTCCGGCCGTGCCGCAACAGGACGCGGGTGCTGTGAAGGCGGGCGCCTGA
- a CDS encoding BolA family protein — protein sequence MSTRQTITDKLTAAFQPSFLNVIDESENHRGHGGWREGGETHFRVQIAAAAFEGLNRVARHRAINEVLADELAGGVHALALEIRSDNEPDPRAARVADA from the coding sequence ATGAGCACCAGACAGACCATTACCGACAAGCTCACGGCAGCGTTCCAGCCGTCCTTTCTCAACGTCATCGACGAATCCGAGAACCACCGCGGCCACGGCGGCTGGCGCGAGGGCGGCGAAACCCATTTCCGGGTCCAGATCGCCGCCGCCGCGTTCGAAGGTCTCAACCGGGTGGCCCGCCACCGGGCGATCAACGAGGTGCTTGCCGACGAACTTGCCGGCGGCGTCCACGCCCTCGCCCTGGAAATCCGCTCCGACAATGAGCCCGATCCCCGCGCGGCAAGAGTGGCGGACGCATAA
- a CDS encoding DnaJ domain-containing protein, which yields MKLDSKLFDGIRVKPDKERAQEGRHPVCEHPGCNRPAPHRAPKGRDREGQYFNFCVDHVREYNKSYNYFTGMGDDDVRTYQKDSLTGHRPTWKMGVNKQAADGPDGYDPRAGMRANAQRRSEQVRRPRERKLLTLEKRSLDVLNLPYTARGAEIKARYKELVKLNHPDANGGDRSSEDRLREIIQAYNVLKKAGFL from the coding sequence ATGAAACTGGATTCAAAACTCTTCGACGGTATCCGGGTGAAGCCGGACAAGGAACGGGCCCAGGAAGGCCGGCACCCGGTCTGCGAGCATCCGGGCTGCAACCGGCCGGCGCCTCACCGGGCACCGAAGGGGCGCGACCGGGAAGGCCAGTATTTCAATTTCTGCGTCGACCATGTCCGCGAGTACAACAAGTCCTACAACTACTTCACCGGCATGGGCGACGACGACGTGCGCACCTACCAGAAGGACAGCCTGACGGGTCATCGTCCGACCTGGAAAATGGGCGTCAACAAGCAGGCCGCCGACGGGCCTGACGGGTATGACCCTAGGGCAGGCATGCGTGCAAATGCGCAACGCAGGTCCGAACAGGTACGCCGTCCGCGCGAAAGAAAGCTACTAACGCTTGAAAAACGCTCCCTGGATGTGCTCAATCTGCCCTACACGGCCCGTGGCGCGGAGATCAAAGCGCGCTATAAGGAGCTAGTTAAACTGAACCATCCGGATGCCAATGGCGGTGACAGGTCTTCCGAAGACCGCCTGCGGGAAATCATTCAGGCCTACAACGTCCTGAAAAAAGCCGGTTTCCTTTAA
- the cobS gene encoding cobaltochelatase subunit CobS: protein MTETTTAAMAMPDTEVSVEEVFGFKSDLKVPAFSAPSEHVPERDEDYLFDRATTLAILAGFAHNRRVMVTGYHGTGKSTHIEQVAARLNWPCIRVNLDSHISRIDLVGKDAIVIRDGQQVTEFKDGILPWAYQHNVALVFDEYDAGRPDVMFVIQRILESSGRLTLLDQSRVIRPHAAFRLFATANTVGLGDTSGLYHGTQQINQAQMDRWSIVTTLNYLPHDNEVDIVLSKAKHFQTDEGRNTVSKMVRLADMTRNAFINGDLSTVMSPRTVITWAENAEIFGDVGFAFRLTFLNKCDDMEQSLVAEFYQRCFGEDLPESSVNVVMS from the coding sequence ATGACTGAGACGACGACTGCGGCCATGGCCATGCCGGATACTGAAGTTTCTGTAGAAGAGGTTTTTGGGTTCAAGTCCGACCTCAAGGTGCCGGCTTTTTCCGCGCCGTCGGAGCATGTGCCCGAGCGCGACGAGGACTATCTGTTCGACCGGGCGACAACCCTGGCGATCCTGGCGGGCTTTGCCCACAACCGCCGCGTGATGGTGACCGGCTATCACGGCACGGGCAAATCGACGCATATCGAGCAGGTCGCCGCCCGGCTCAACTGGCCCTGTATCCGCGTCAACCTGGACAGTCACATCTCCCGTATCGACCTTGTCGGCAAGGACGCGATCGTGATCCGCGACGGCCAGCAGGTCACCGAGTTCAAGGACGGCATCCTGCCCTGGGCCTATCAGCACAATGTCGCGCTGGTGTTCGACGAATACGACGCCGGCCGTCCGGACGTGATGTTCGTGATCCAGCGGATCCTGGAATCCTCCGGCCGCCTGACCCTGCTCGACCAGAGCCGCGTCATCCGTCCGCATGCCGCCTTCCGCCTGTTCGCGACCGCCAACACGGTCGGTCTCGGCGACACGTCCGGCCTCTATCACGGCACCCAGCAGATCAACCAGGCCCAGATGGACCGCTGGTCGATCGTCACCACGCTGAACTACCTGCCGCATGACAACGAGGTCGATATCGTCCTGTCCAAGGCCAAGCATTTCCAGACGGACGAGGGCCGCAACACCGTTTCCAAGATGGTGCGCCTCGCCGACATGACCCGCAACGCCTTCATCAACGGCGACCTGTCGACGGTGATGAGCCCGCGGACCGTGATCACCTGGGCGGAAAACGCGGAAATCTTCGGTGATGTCGGATTTGCCTTCCGCCTGACCTTCCTCAACAAGTGCGACGACATGGAGCAGTCCCTGGTGGCGGAATTCTACCAGCGCTGTTTTGGCGAAGATCT